The following proteins are encoded in a genomic region of Drosophila bipectinata strain 14024-0381.07 chromosome XL, DbipHiC1v2, whole genome shotgun sequence:
- the LOC108133978 gene encoding MAGE-like protein 2 — MSFWPPGEGFAGAAGPPPASGNMASIPPTGLPSGQTQPINSPLLPPPPTGQNIAPTGAFPGSLTPGWNDPPPISGGAMASGGDTRRPRLDLRKRVAHPLSGQQYQQPQSNFPAPALDQGSPRPVAMVPPQRQLPVQNHGSFGVGAGAGMADASGFSGIGGVESPGGNVSRPPPLASELIANPSKVPVAIIPPRAK, encoded by the exons ATGAGCTTCTGGCCACCAGGAGAAGGATTTGCTGGTGCAGCAGGACCACCACCAGCATCAGGTAACATGGCTTCGATTCCGCCAACAGGCCTGCCCTCTGGCCAAACCCAACCGATTAATTCGCCGCTTCTACCACCACCGCCAACAGGGCAGAATATAGCCCCAACCGGAGCTTTCCCAG GCTCTTTGACACCAGGCTGGAACGATCCGCCACCAATTAGTGGCGGTGCAATGGCCAGCGGTGGCGATACGCGTCGCCCACGCCTCGATCTACGCAAACGCGTGGCCCATCCGTTGAGCGGACAACAGTATCAACAACCACAATCAAATTTCCCAGCTCCAGCTCTTGATCAGGGCTCGCCACGCCCAGTGGCCATGGTGCCGCCCCAACGTCAACTTCCAGTCCAGAATCACGGTAGCTTCGGGGTAGGCGCCGGTGCCGGGATGGCCGATGCTAGTGGATTTAGCGGCATTGGAGGAGTTGAATCGCCAGGAGGGAATGTGAGCCGACCGCCGCCATTGGCTTCTGAGCTGATTGCCAATCCGTCCAAGGTGCCAGTGGCTATCATTCCACCACGGGCGAAATAA
- the wupA gene encoding troponin I isoform X12 translates to MADDEAKKAKQAEIERKRAEVRKRMEEASKAKKAKKGFMTPERKKKLRLLLRKKAAEELKKEQERKAAERRRIIEERCGSPRNLSDASEAELQTICKQYWQRVYNLEGDKFDLEHVQKVKAQEINDLNAQVNDLRGKFVKPALKKVSKYENKFAKLQKKAAEFNFRNQLKVVKKKEFTLEEEEKEKKIKDAAVLKQAKK, encoded by the exons atggCTGATGATGAG GCTAAGAAGGCAAAACAGGCTGAGATCGAGCGCAAGCGTGCTGAGGTGCGCAAGCGCATGGAGGAAGCCTCCAAGGCCAAGAAGGCCAAGAAGGGTTTCATGACCCCAGAGAGGAAGAAGAAACTCAGG TTGCTGCTGCGTAAGAAAGCCGCTGAGGAGCTGAAGAAAGAACAGGAACGCAAAGCGGCTGAACGTAGACGCATCATTGAAGAACGTTGCGGCAGTCCCAGGAATCTCAGCGATGCCAGCGAAG CCGAACTGCAAACAATATGCAAACAATATTGGCAACGCGTTTACAATTTGGAGGGCGATAAGTTTGATTTAGAACACGTGCAGAAAGTCAAGGCCCAAGAG ATCAACGATCTCAATGCCCAAGTTAACGATCTTCGCGGCAAGTT CGTCAAGCCAGCCCTGAAGAAGGTCTCCAAATACGAAAACAAATTCGCCAAGCTGCAGAAGAAGGCCGCTGAGTTCAACTTCCGCAACCAGCTCAAGGTGGTGAAGAAGAAGGAGTTCacgctggaggaggaggagaaggag AAAAAGATAAAAGATGCCGCTGTGCTAAAGCAAGCCAAAAAGT AA
- the wupA gene encoding troponin I isoform X5, translating into MADDEKKAAASAAAPAAAAAKPAAPAAAPAAAAAKPGAAPAANGKAAPAAAAAPAGPPKDPNDPKVKAEEAKKAKQAEIERKRAEVRKRMEEASKAKKAKKGFMTPERKKKLRLLLRKKAAEELKKEQERKAAERRRIIEERCGSPRNLSDASEDTLKTLIKQHYDRICKLEDQKYDLEYVVKRKDVEINDLNAQVNDLRGKFVKPALKKVSKYENKFAKLQKKAAEFNFRNQLKVVKKKEFTLEEEEKEKKIKDAAVLKQAKK; encoded by the exons atggCTGATGATGAG AAAAAGGCAGCAGCTTCGGCCGCAGCACCGGCAGCGGCTGCAGCTAAACCGGCGGCGCCCGCAGCAGCtcctgcagcagcagcagctaaGCCCGGCGCTGCGCCGGCTGCCAATGGTAAGGCGGCAcccgctgctgccgctgcaCCGGCCGGTCCGCCCAAGGATCCCAACGATCCGAAAGTGAAGGCCGAGGAG GCTAAGAAGGCAAAACAGGCTGAGATCGAGCGCAAGCGTGCTGAGGTGCGCAAGCGCATGGAGGAAGCCTCCAAGGCCAAGAAGGCCAAGAAGGGTTTCATGACCCCAGAGAGGAAGAAGAAACTCAGG TTGCTGCTGCGTAAGAAAGCCGCTGAGGAGCTGAAGAAAGAACAGGAACGCAAAGCGGCTGAACGTAGACGCATCATTGAAGAACGTTGCGGCAGTCCCAGGAATCTCAGCGATGCCAGCGAAG ACACACTCAAAACTCTGATCAAGCAACACTATGACAGGATTTGTAAATTGGAGGACCAGAAATATGATCTTGAGTATGTTGTTAAACGCAAGGATGTTGAG ATCAACGATCTCAATGCCCAAGTTAACGATCTTCGCGGCAAGTT CGTCAAGCCAGCCCTGAAGAAGGTCTCCAAATACGAAAACAAATTCGCCAAGCTGCAGAAGAAGGCCGCTGAGTTCAACTTCCGCAACCAGCTCAAGGTGGTGAAGAAGAAGGAGTTCacgctggaggaggaggagaaggag AAAAAGATAAAAGATGCCGCTGTGCTAAAGCAAGCCAAAAAGT AA
- the wupA gene encoding troponin I isoform X2 encodes MADDEKKAAASAAAPAAAAAKPAAPAAAPAAAAAKPGAAPAANGKAAPAAAAAPAGPPKDPNDPKVKAEEAKKAKQAEIERKRAEVRKRMEEASKAKKAKKGFMTPERKKKLRLLLRKKAAEELKKEQERKAAERRRIIEERCGSPRNLSDASEGELQEICEEYYERMYICEGQKWDLEYEVRKKDWEINDLNAQVNDLRGKFVKPALKKVSKYENKFAKLQKKAAEFNFRNQLKVVKKKEFTLEEEEKEKKPDWSKGKPGDAKVKEEVEAEA; translated from the exons atggCTGATGATGAG AAAAAGGCAGCAGCTTCGGCCGCAGCACCGGCAGCGGCTGCAGCTAAACCGGCGGCGCCCGCAGCAGCtcctgcagcagcagcagctaaGCCCGGCGCTGCGCCGGCTGCCAATGGTAAGGCGGCAcccgctgctgccgctgcaCCGGCCGGTCCGCCCAAGGATCCCAACGATCCGAAAGTGAAGGCCGAGGAG GCTAAGAAGGCAAAACAGGCTGAGATCGAGCGCAAGCGTGCTGAGGTGCGCAAGCGCATGGAGGAAGCCTCCAAGGCCAAGAAGGCCAAGAAGGGTTTCATGACCCCAGAGAGGAAGAAGAAACTCAGG TTGCTGCTGCGTAAGAAAGCCGCTGAGGAGCTGAAGAAAGAACAGGAACGCAAAGCGGCTGAACGTAGACGCATCATTGAAGAACGTTGCGGCAGTCCCAGGAATCTCAGCGATGCCAGCGAAG GCGAATTGCAAGAGATTTGCGAAGAGTATTACGAGCGTATGTATATTTGTGAAGGCCAGAAATGGGATCTGGAATACGAAGTCAGGAAAAAAGACTGGGAG ATCAACGATCTCAATGCCCAAGTTAACGATCTTCGCGGCAAGTT CGTCAAGCCAGCCCTGAAGAAGGTCTCCAAATACGAAAACAAATTCGCCAAGCTGCAGAAGAAGGCCGCTGAGTTCAACTTCCGCAACCAGCTCAAGGTGGTGAAGAAGAAGGAGTTCacgctggaggaggaggagaaggag AAGAAACCCGACTGGTCCAAGGGCAAGCCCGGTGATGCCAAGGTGAAGGAGGAGGTTGAGGCCGAAGCTTAA
- the wupA gene encoding troponin I isoform X7, producing MADDEAKKAKQAEIERKRAEVRKRMEEASKAKKAKKGFMTPERKKKLRLLLRKKAAEELKKEQERKAAERRRIIEERCGSPRNLSDASEDTLKTLIKQHYDRICKLEDQKYDLEYVVKRKDVEINDLNAQVNDLRGKFVKPALKKVSKYENKFAKLQKKAAEFNFRNQLKVVKKKEFTLEEEEKEKKPDWSKGKPGDAKVKEEVEAEA from the exons atggCTGATGATGAG GCTAAGAAGGCAAAACAGGCTGAGATCGAGCGCAAGCGTGCTGAGGTGCGCAAGCGCATGGAGGAAGCCTCCAAGGCCAAGAAGGCCAAGAAGGGTTTCATGACCCCAGAGAGGAAGAAGAAACTCAGG TTGCTGCTGCGTAAGAAAGCCGCTGAGGAGCTGAAGAAAGAACAGGAACGCAAAGCGGCTGAACGTAGACGCATCATTGAAGAACGTTGCGGCAGTCCCAGGAATCTCAGCGATGCCAGCGAAG ACACACTCAAAACTCTGATCAAGCAACACTATGACAGGATTTGTAAATTGGAGGACCAGAAATATGATCTTGAGTATGTTGTTAAACGCAAGGATGTTGAG ATCAACGATCTCAATGCCCAAGTTAACGATCTTCGCGGCAAGTT CGTCAAGCCAGCCCTGAAGAAGGTCTCCAAATACGAAAACAAATTCGCCAAGCTGCAGAAGAAGGCCGCTGAGTTCAACTTCCGCAACCAGCTCAAGGTGGTGAAGAAGAAGGAGTTCacgctggaggaggaggagaaggag AAGAAACCCGACTGGTCCAAGGGCAAGCCCGGTGATGCCAAGGTGAAGGAGGAGGTTGAGGCCGAAGCTTAA
- the wupA gene encoding troponin I isoform X8, whose product MADDEAKKAKQAEIERKRAEVRKRMEEASKAKKAKKGFMTPERKKKLRLLLRKKAAEELKKEQERKAAERRRIIEERCGSPRNLSDASEGELQEICEEYYERMYICEGQKWDLEYEVRKKDWEINDLNAQVNDLRGKFVKPALKKVSKYENKFAKLQKKAAEFNFRNQLKVVKKKEFTLEEEEKEKKPDWSKGKPGDAKVKEEVEAEA is encoded by the exons atggCTGATGATGAG GCTAAGAAGGCAAAACAGGCTGAGATCGAGCGCAAGCGTGCTGAGGTGCGCAAGCGCATGGAGGAAGCCTCCAAGGCCAAGAAGGCCAAGAAGGGTTTCATGACCCCAGAGAGGAAGAAGAAACTCAGG TTGCTGCTGCGTAAGAAAGCCGCTGAGGAGCTGAAGAAAGAACAGGAACGCAAAGCGGCTGAACGTAGACGCATCATTGAAGAACGTTGCGGCAGTCCCAGGAATCTCAGCGATGCCAGCGAAG GCGAATTGCAAGAGATTTGCGAAGAGTATTACGAGCGTATGTATATTTGTGAAGGCCAGAAATGGGATCTGGAATACGAAGTCAGGAAAAAAGACTGGGAG ATCAACGATCTCAATGCCCAAGTTAACGATCTTCGCGGCAAGTT CGTCAAGCCAGCCCTGAAGAAGGTCTCCAAATACGAAAACAAATTCGCCAAGCTGCAGAAGAAGGCCGCTGAGTTCAACTTCCGCAACCAGCTCAAGGTGGTGAAGAAGAAGGAGTTCacgctggaggaggaggagaaggag AAGAAACCCGACTGGTCCAAGGGCAAGCCCGGTGATGCCAAGGTGAAGGAGGAGGTTGAGGCCGAAGCTTAA
- the wupA gene encoding troponin I isoform X10, giving the protein MADDEAKKAKQAEIERKRAEVRKRMEEASKAKKAKKGFMTPERKKKLRLLLRKKAAEELKKEQERKAAERRRIIEERCGSPRNLSDASEAELQTICKQYWQRVYNLEGDKFDLEHVQKVKAQEINDLNAQVNDLRGKFVKPALKKVSKYENKFAKLQKKAAEFNFRNQLKVVKKKEFTLEEEEKEKKPDWSKGKPGDAKVKEEVEAEA; this is encoded by the exons atggCTGATGATGAG GCTAAGAAGGCAAAACAGGCTGAGATCGAGCGCAAGCGTGCTGAGGTGCGCAAGCGCATGGAGGAAGCCTCCAAGGCCAAGAAGGCCAAGAAGGGTTTCATGACCCCAGAGAGGAAGAAGAAACTCAGG TTGCTGCTGCGTAAGAAAGCCGCTGAGGAGCTGAAGAAAGAACAGGAACGCAAAGCGGCTGAACGTAGACGCATCATTGAAGAACGTTGCGGCAGTCCCAGGAATCTCAGCGATGCCAGCGAAG CCGAACTGCAAACAATATGCAAACAATATTGGCAACGCGTTTACAATTTGGAGGGCGATAAGTTTGATTTAGAACACGTGCAGAAAGTCAAGGCCCAAGAG ATCAACGATCTCAATGCCCAAGTTAACGATCTTCGCGGCAAGTT CGTCAAGCCAGCCCTGAAGAAGGTCTCCAAATACGAAAACAAATTCGCCAAGCTGCAGAAGAAGGCCGCTGAGTTCAACTTCCGCAACCAGCTCAAGGTGGTGAAGAAGAAGGAGTTCacgctggaggaggaggagaaggag AAGAAACCCGACTGGTCCAAGGGCAAGCCCGGTGATGCCAAGGTGAAGGAGGAGGTTGAGGCCGAAGCTTAA
- the wupA gene encoding troponin I isoform X6, whose protein sequence is MADDEKKAAASAAAPAAAAAKPAAPAAAPAAAAAKPGAAPAANGKAAPAAAAAPAGPPKDPNDPKVKAEEAKKAKQAEIERKRAEVRKRMEEASKAKKAKKGFMTPERKKKLRLLLRKKAAEELKKEQERKAAERRRIIEERCGSPRNLSDASEGELQEICEEYYERMYICEGQKWDLEYEVRKKDWEINDLNAQVNDLRGKFVKPALKKVSKYENKFAKLQKKAAEFNFRNQLKVVKKKEFTLEEEEKEKKIKDAAVLKQAKK, encoded by the exons atggCTGATGATGAG AAAAAGGCAGCAGCTTCGGCCGCAGCACCGGCAGCGGCTGCAGCTAAACCGGCGGCGCCCGCAGCAGCtcctgcagcagcagcagctaaGCCCGGCGCTGCGCCGGCTGCCAATGGTAAGGCGGCAcccgctgctgccgctgcaCCGGCCGGTCCGCCCAAGGATCCCAACGATCCGAAAGTGAAGGCCGAGGAG GCTAAGAAGGCAAAACAGGCTGAGATCGAGCGCAAGCGTGCTGAGGTGCGCAAGCGCATGGAGGAAGCCTCCAAGGCCAAGAAGGCCAAGAAGGGTTTCATGACCCCAGAGAGGAAGAAGAAACTCAGG TTGCTGCTGCGTAAGAAAGCCGCTGAGGAGCTGAAGAAAGAACAGGAACGCAAAGCGGCTGAACGTAGACGCATCATTGAAGAACGTTGCGGCAGTCCCAGGAATCTCAGCGATGCCAGCGAAG GCGAATTGCAAGAGATTTGCGAAGAGTATTACGAGCGTATGTATATTTGTGAAGGCCAGAAATGGGATCTGGAATACGAAGTCAGGAAAAAAGACTGGGAG ATCAACGATCTCAATGCCCAAGTTAACGATCTTCGCGGCAAGTT CGTCAAGCCAGCCCTGAAGAAGGTCTCCAAATACGAAAACAAATTCGCCAAGCTGCAGAAGAAGGCCGCTGAGTTCAACTTCCGCAACCAGCTCAAGGTGGTGAAGAAGAAGGAGTTCacgctggaggaggaggagaaggag AAAAAGATAAAAGATGCCGCTGTGCTAAAGCAAGCCAAAAAGT AA
- the wupA gene encoding troponin I isoform X9 — protein MADDEAKKAKQAEIERKRAEVRKRMEEASKAKKAKKGFMTPERKKKLRLLLRKKAAEELKKEQERKAAERRRIIEERCGSPRNLSDASEDTIQKACQDYHSKILKLESEKYDLEHEVARKDFEINDLNAQVNDLRGKFVKPALKKVSKYENKFAKLQKKAAEFNFRNQLKVVKKKEFTLEEEEKEKKPDWSKGKPGDAKVKEEVEAEA, from the exons atggCTGATGATGAG GCTAAGAAGGCAAAACAGGCTGAGATCGAGCGCAAGCGTGCTGAGGTGCGCAAGCGCATGGAGGAAGCCTCCAAGGCCAAGAAGGCCAAGAAGGGTTTCATGACCCCAGAGAGGAAGAAGAAACTCAGG TTGCTGCTGCGTAAGAAAGCCGCTGAGGAGCTGAAGAAAGAACAGGAACGCAAAGCGGCTGAACGTAGACGCATCATTGAAGAACGTTGCGGCAGTCCCAGGAATCTCAGCGATGCCAGCGAAG ATACAATTCAGAAAGCTTGTCAGGACTACCACAGTAAGATTCTTAAACTGGAGTCTGAAAAGTACGATCTCGAACACGAGGTAGCCAGAAAGGACTTTGAG ATCAACGATCTCAATGCCCAAGTTAACGATCTTCGCGGCAAGTT CGTCAAGCCAGCCCTGAAGAAGGTCTCCAAATACGAAAACAAATTCGCCAAGCTGCAGAAGAAGGCCGCTGAGTTCAACTTCCGCAACCAGCTCAAGGTGGTGAAGAAGAAGGAGTTCacgctggaggaggaggagaaggag AAGAAACCCGACTGGTCCAAGGGCAAGCCCGGTGATGCCAAGGTGAAGGAGGAGGTTGAGGCCGAAGCTTAA
- the wupA gene encoding troponin I isoform X4: MADDEKKAAASAAAPAAAAAKPAAPAAAPAAAAAKPGAAPAANGKAAPAAAAAPAGPPKDPNDPKVKAEEAKKAKQAEIERKRAEVRKRMEEASKAKKAKKGFMTPERKKKLRLLLRKKAAEELKKEQERKAAERRRIIEERCGSPRNLSDASEAELQTICKQYWQRVYNLEGDKFDLEHVQKVKAQEINDLNAQVNDLRGKFVKPALKKVSKYENKFAKLQKKAAEFNFRNQLKVVKKKEFTLEEEEKEKKPDWSKGKPGDAKVKEEVEAEA, encoded by the exons atggCTGATGATGAG AAAAAGGCAGCAGCTTCGGCCGCAGCACCGGCAGCGGCTGCAGCTAAACCGGCGGCGCCCGCAGCAGCtcctgcagcagcagcagctaaGCCCGGCGCTGCGCCGGCTGCCAATGGTAAGGCGGCAcccgctgctgccgctgcaCCGGCCGGTCCGCCCAAGGATCCCAACGATCCGAAAGTGAAGGCCGAGGAG GCTAAGAAGGCAAAACAGGCTGAGATCGAGCGCAAGCGTGCTGAGGTGCGCAAGCGCATGGAGGAAGCCTCCAAGGCCAAGAAGGCCAAGAAGGGTTTCATGACCCCAGAGAGGAAGAAGAAACTCAGG TTGCTGCTGCGTAAGAAAGCCGCTGAGGAGCTGAAGAAAGAACAGGAACGCAAAGCGGCTGAACGTAGACGCATCATTGAAGAACGTTGCGGCAGTCCCAGGAATCTCAGCGATGCCAGCGAAG CCGAACTGCAAACAATATGCAAACAATATTGGCAACGCGTTTACAATTTGGAGGGCGATAAGTTTGATTTAGAACACGTGCAGAAAGTCAAGGCCCAAGAG ATCAACGATCTCAATGCCCAAGTTAACGATCTTCGCGGCAAGTT CGTCAAGCCAGCCCTGAAGAAGGTCTCCAAATACGAAAACAAATTCGCCAAGCTGCAGAAGAAGGCCGCTGAGTTCAACTTCCGCAACCAGCTCAAGGTGGTGAAGAAGAAGGAGTTCacgctggaggaggaggagaaggag AAGAAACCCGACTGGTCCAAGGGCAAGCCCGGTGATGCCAAGGTGAAGGAGGAGGTTGAGGCCGAAGCTTAA
- the wupA gene encoding troponin I isoform X11 produces MADDEAKKAKQAEIERKRAEVRKRMEEASKAKKAKKGFMTPERKKKLRLLLRKKAAEELKKEQERKAAERRRIIEERCGSPRNLSDASEDTLKTLIKQHYDRICKLEDQKYDLEYVVKRKDVEINDLNAQVNDLRGKFVKPALKKVSKYENKFAKLQKKAAEFNFRNQLKVVKKKEFTLEEEEKEKKIKDAAVLKQAKK; encoded by the exons atggCTGATGATGAG GCTAAGAAGGCAAAACAGGCTGAGATCGAGCGCAAGCGTGCTGAGGTGCGCAAGCGCATGGAGGAAGCCTCCAAGGCCAAGAAGGCCAAGAAGGGTTTCATGACCCCAGAGAGGAAGAAGAAACTCAGG TTGCTGCTGCGTAAGAAAGCCGCTGAGGAGCTGAAGAAAGAACAGGAACGCAAAGCGGCTGAACGTAGACGCATCATTGAAGAACGTTGCGGCAGTCCCAGGAATCTCAGCGATGCCAGCGAAG ACACACTCAAAACTCTGATCAAGCAACACTATGACAGGATTTGTAAATTGGAGGACCAGAAATATGATCTTGAGTATGTTGTTAAACGCAAGGATGTTGAG ATCAACGATCTCAATGCCCAAGTTAACGATCTTCGCGGCAAGTT CGTCAAGCCAGCCCTGAAGAAGGTCTCCAAATACGAAAACAAATTCGCCAAGCTGCAGAAGAAGGCCGCTGAGTTCAACTTCCGCAACCAGCTCAAGGTGGTGAAGAAGAAGGAGTTCacgctggaggaggaggagaaggag AAAAAGATAAAAGATGCCGCTGTGCTAAAGCAAGCCAAAAAGT AA
- the wupA gene encoding troponin I isoform X1, with protein sequence MADDEKKAAASAAAPAAAAAKPAAPAAAPAAAAAKPGAAPAANGKAAPAAAAAPAGPPKDPNDPKVKAEEAKKAKQAEIERKRAEVRKRMEEASKAKKAKKGFMTPERKKKLRLLLRKKAAEELKKEQERKAAERRRIIEERCGSPRNLSDASEDTLKTLIKQHYDRICKLEDQKYDLEYVVKRKDVEINDLNAQVNDLRGKFVKPALKKVSKYENKFAKLQKKAAEFNFRNQLKVVKKKEFTLEEEEKEKKPDWSKGKPGDAKVKEEVEAEA encoded by the exons atggCTGATGATGAG AAAAAGGCAGCAGCTTCGGCCGCAGCACCGGCAGCGGCTGCAGCTAAACCGGCGGCGCCCGCAGCAGCtcctgcagcagcagcagctaaGCCCGGCGCTGCGCCGGCTGCCAATGGTAAGGCGGCAcccgctgctgccgctgcaCCGGCCGGTCCGCCCAAGGATCCCAACGATCCGAAAGTGAAGGCCGAGGAG GCTAAGAAGGCAAAACAGGCTGAGATCGAGCGCAAGCGTGCTGAGGTGCGCAAGCGCATGGAGGAAGCCTCCAAGGCCAAGAAGGCCAAGAAGGGTTTCATGACCCCAGAGAGGAAGAAGAAACTCAGG TTGCTGCTGCGTAAGAAAGCCGCTGAGGAGCTGAAGAAAGAACAGGAACGCAAAGCGGCTGAACGTAGACGCATCATTGAAGAACGTTGCGGCAGTCCCAGGAATCTCAGCGATGCCAGCGAAG ACACACTCAAAACTCTGATCAAGCAACACTATGACAGGATTTGTAAATTGGAGGACCAGAAATATGATCTTGAGTATGTTGTTAAACGCAAGGATGTTGAG ATCAACGATCTCAATGCCCAAGTTAACGATCTTCGCGGCAAGTT CGTCAAGCCAGCCCTGAAGAAGGTCTCCAAATACGAAAACAAATTCGCCAAGCTGCAGAAGAAGGCCGCTGAGTTCAACTTCCGCAACCAGCTCAAGGTGGTGAAGAAGAAGGAGTTCacgctggaggaggaggagaaggag AAGAAACCCGACTGGTCCAAGGGCAAGCCCGGTGATGCCAAGGTGAAGGAGGAGGTTGAGGCCGAAGCTTAA
- the wupA gene encoding troponin I isoform X3, translating to MADDEKKAAASAAAPAAAAAKPAAPAAAPAAAAAKPGAAPAANGKAAPAAAAAPAGPPKDPNDPKVKAEEAKKAKQAEIERKRAEVRKRMEEASKAKKAKKGFMTPERKKKLRLLLRKKAAEELKKEQERKAAERRRIIEERCGSPRNLSDASEDTIQKACQDYHSKILKLESEKYDLEHEVARKDFEINDLNAQVNDLRGKFVKPALKKVSKYENKFAKLQKKAAEFNFRNQLKVVKKKEFTLEEEEKEKKPDWSKGKPGDAKVKEEVEAEA from the exons atggCTGATGATGAG AAAAAGGCAGCAGCTTCGGCCGCAGCACCGGCAGCGGCTGCAGCTAAACCGGCGGCGCCCGCAGCAGCtcctgcagcagcagcagctaaGCCCGGCGCTGCGCCGGCTGCCAATGGTAAGGCGGCAcccgctgctgccgctgcaCCGGCCGGTCCGCCCAAGGATCCCAACGATCCGAAAGTGAAGGCCGAGGAG GCTAAGAAGGCAAAACAGGCTGAGATCGAGCGCAAGCGTGCTGAGGTGCGCAAGCGCATGGAGGAAGCCTCCAAGGCCAAGAAGGCCAAGAAGGGTTTCATGACCCCAGAGAGGAAGAAGAAACTCAGG TTGCTGCTGCGTAAGAAAGCCGCTGAGGAGCTGAAGAAAGAACAGGAACGCAAAGCGGCTGAACGTAGACGCATCATTGAAGAACGTTGCGGCAGTCCCAGGAATCTCAGCGATGCCAGCGAAG ATACAATTCAGAAAGCTTGTCAGGACTACCACAGTAAGATTCTTAAACTGGAGTCTGAAAAGTACGATCTCGAACACGAGGTAGCCAGAAAGGACTTTGAG ATCAACGATCTCAATGCCCAAGTTAACGATCTTCGCGGCAAGTT CGTCAAGCCAGCCCTGAAGAAGGTCTCCAAATACGAAAACAAATTCGCCAAGCTGCAGAAGAAGGCCGCTGAGTTCAACTTCCGCAACCAGCTCAAGGTGGTGAAGAAGAAGGAGTTCacgctggaggaggaggagaaggag AAGAAACCCGACTGGTCCAAGGGCAAGCCCGGTGATGCCAAGGTGAAGGAGGAGGTTGAGGCCGAAGCTTAA
- the Taf8 gene encoding transcription initiation factor TFIID subunit 8 produces MDKVETVTVPQVDAYRKLLNKVISQLLVDKGAGQASQQCLETLTQMLQALILEIGNSAHNFCELSGRTMPTVGDVSLALINMGISISSLDPYMRNEKHAPIPLPPQQTQQRQLSLLQAGTKSAHPHYVPSYFPPMPDPHAYIRTPTHKQPVTEYEAIREKAACQKRDIEKALTKFLCKTSETNNLFPTEDNMFPLIACKPAFPPYAAALNPTDQVFDFEELEYHYLVANRTEDVPSKEDGEEGDSENEDHDGDKSKEDKNEIEIKPNSTTNKAILENPNIDNPYLRAATLPKRSKPIGAPPSRSHLPKTTTPSTLEITKSSL; encoded by the exons ATGGATAAGGTAGAGACGGTCACTGTGCCGCAAGTAGATGCGTACAGGAAACTTTTGAATAAGGTCATTTCGCAGCTGCTGGTGGACAAAGGAGCCGGGCAGGCCAGTCAACAGTGCTTGGAGACGCTCACCCAGATGCTCCAAGCGC TCATTCTGGAGATTGGCAACTCGGCGCACAACTTTTGTGAGCTAAGTGGACGCACCATGCCCACTGTGGGTGATGTTAGCCTGGCTCTGATAAATATGGGCATTTCCATTAGCAGCCTGGACCCCTATATGCGAAATGAAAAGCACGCACCTATTCCCCTACCGCCCCAACAGACGCAACAGCGACAACTAAGTCTCCTCCAGGCCGGTACTAAATCCGCGCACCCCCATTACGTACCCAGCTACTTTCCACCCATGCCGGACCCTCACGCCTATATACGGACGCCCACGCACAAGCAACCGGTGACAGAGTACGAGGCCATTCGGGAAAAGGCCGCCTGTCAAAAAAGGGATATCGAAAAAGCCCTAACGAAATTCCTCTGTAAAACGTCAGAAACAAATAACCTGTTTCCCACCGAAGACAACATGTTTCCGC TAATTGCATGTAAGCCCGCTTTTCCGCCCTATGCTGCCGCCTTGAACCCCACTGATCAGGTCTTTGATTTTGAGGAGCTGGAATATCATTACCTGGTTGCCAATCGAACAGAAGATGTGCCCAGCAAAGAAGACGGCGAGGAGGGTGACAGCGAAAACGAAGATCACGACGGAGATAAGTCCAAGGAAGACAAGAACGAAATAGAAATCAAGCCGAACTCTACTACCAATAAAGCAATCTTAGAAAATCCGAACATAGACAATCCTTATTTGCGTGCCGCAACTCTGCCGAAGCGTTCCAAGCCAATAGGAGCACCTCCGAGTAGAAGTCATTTGCCGAAAACCACCACTCCGTCTACCTTGGAAATAACCAAGAGTAGCTTATAA